The following coding sequences lie in one Cloeon dipterum chromosome 1, ieCloDipt1.1, whole genome shotgun sequence genomic window:
- the LOC135934116 gene encoding uncharacterized protein LOC135934116: MSSAEENSCEEELREIQQRFETEGLDWEGLGTGEKHLHLWRWLQDAESNLRSSRRMLDKLREVQHEELEEMEGYVSHVRQLADTRAAHLESEVMTLRSRLEVQQRQAVTLANLLQRSGLESTTLPDEAVPGDDNWVGEQVALLIADRAKLIEEIEVLRKLKFSDGLNGMNKEGELLSEIIKVSSEKEVLKREVSEMCERVQLLEKASRQLELDNERLAYKLSEALAELEERETQLRQMGPFGDKNAVWPRHKRLTSADDLLSSGSPSPTEEGGEEDTALPSSKDPIIVENKRDGIKEKEPKEKEISPKESPKLSALVAESPRLSMLRKLEIVGDAKSDFNIGGCVPSPRRYAALLERTDIGRLEEMHKLLSEQEKLRGQVGLLSEKYNSLAMRHLQYKSKRKSQVEDLRARLDVELSSLQSEVDALQARLAMQKKTLRSEEAFRRRVEADYRRLQDDKRKLVVNMMASENTSRDKEQEVTLLNKKIGMLERANSELLSRVLDLKYAARHSSNSPHKTPSPSEDIKMLEISSAV; encoded by the exons ATGTCATCTGCGGAGGAAAACTCG TGTGAGGAAGAGTTGAGAGAAATCCAGCAAAGATTTGAAACAGAAGGCTTGGACTGGGAAGGCTTGGGCACCGGAGAGAAACACCTGCACTTATGGCGTTGGCTGCAGGACGCTGAGAGCAACCTTAGGAGCTCTCGCCGCATGCTGGACAAGTTGAGAGAGGTGCAGCATGAGGAGCTGGAAGAAATGGAAGGGTACGTCTCGCACGTCCGTCAGCTGGCTGACACAAGGGCAGCACACCTCGAGTCTGAAGTTATGACCCTTCGATCAAGGCTGGAGGTGCAACAGAGGCAGGCAGTGACCCTTGCTAACTTGTTGCAACGCAGTGGATTGGAGTCAACCACACTTCCCGATGAAGCAGTTCCTGGAGACGACAATTGGGTGGGAGAACAG GTTGCATTACTTATCGCAGACCGtgccaaattaattgaagaaattgAAGTTTTGCGCAAACTCAAGTTTTCCGACGGATTGAACGGAATGAACAAAGAGGGGGAGCTCCTGTCTGAAATCATCAAG GTTTCCTCCGAAAAAGAAGTGCTGAAGCGCGAGGTGTCAGAAATGTGCGAGAGAGTGCAGCTGCTCGAGAAAGCCTCCAGACAGCTAGAGCTGGACAATGAAAGGCTTGCTTACAAG CTTTCTGAAGCTTTAGCTGAGCTAGAAGAGCGAGAAACCCAGTTGCGACAAATGGGCCCCT TTGGCGATAAGAATGCCGTCTGGCCTCGTCACAAACGGCTGACGTCAGCTGATGACCTGCTCTCATCTGGCTCTCCCAGTCCAACTGAGGAAGGAGGTGAGGAGGACACCGCTCTGCCTAGCAGCAAAGATCCCATTATTGTCGAAAACAAGCGGGATGGAATTAAAGAGAAAGAGCccaaagaaaaggaaataagcCCCAAAGAAAGTCCGAAATTGTCTGCCTTGGTAGCAGAGAGTCCTAGACTGTCAATGCTTAGAAAACTGGAAATTGTCGGAGATGCCAA ATCTGATTTCAATATTGGAGGCTGTGTTCCATCTCCAAGAAGATACGCTGCCTTGCTTGAAAGGACGGACATAGGTCGTTTGGAAGAAATGCACAAACTGCTGTCTGAGCAAGAAAAACTGAGAGGCCAAGTTGGGCTTCTCTCGGAAAAATACAACTCTTTAGCCATGCGTCATCTGCAGTACAAATCAAAAAGGAAGTCTCAAGTTGAAGACTTGAG AGCTCGATTGGACGTTGAATTGAGCTCACTTCAAAGTGAAGTGGATGCTCTGCAAGCCAGATTAGCCATGCAAAAGAAAACTTTACGAAGTGAAGAAGCGTTTCGTAGACGAGTCGAAGCCGATTACAGACGTTTGCAGGACGACAAAAGGAAACTGGTTGTGAA CATGATGGCGTCAGAAAATACTTCCAGAGATAAAGAACAAGAAGTTACTCtattaaacaagaaaattggAATGCTTGAAAGGGCAAATTCAGAGCTTTTAAGTCGAGTATTGGACTTGAAGTATGCCGCTCGTCACTCCTCTAATTCTCCGCACAAAACACCTTCACCGTCTGAAGACATCAAAATGTTAGAAATTAGTAGTGCCGTTTAA